One window of Haemorhous mexicanus isolate bHaeMex1 chromosome 16, bHaeMex1.pri, whole genome shotgun sequence genomic DNA carries:
- the LOC132335027 gene encoding olfactory receptor 14J1-like has product MSNRSSISHFLLLALADTRQLQLLHFCLLLAISLAALLGNGLIISAVACGHHLHTPMFFFLLNLALSDLGSICTTVPKAMHNSLWDTRTISYSGCAAQVFLFVLFYSAEVSLLTIMCYDRYVSICKPLHYGTLLGSRACAHMAAAAWASAFLNALLHTANTFPLPLCHGNALGQFFCEIPQILKLSCSHSQLRELGFLAVGSCLAFGSFVFIVFSYVQIFRTVLRIPSEQGWHKAFSTCLPHLAMVSLFLSTAAFAYLKPPSISSPSLDLAVSVLYSVVPPALNPLIYSLRNQEVRNSLKKMISIGFQKQ; this is encoded by the coding sequence ATGTCCAACcgcagctccatcagccacttcctcctgctggcactggcagacacgcggcagctgcagctcctgcacttctgcctcttgctggccatctccctggctgccctcctgggcaacggcctcatcatcagcgccgtagcctgcggccaccacctgcacacgcccatgttcttcttcctgctcaacctggccctcagcgacctgggctccatctgcaccactgtccccaaagccatgcacaattccctctgggacaccaggaccatctcctactcaggatgtgctgctcaggTGTTTCTGTTTGTCCTTTTCTATTCAGCAGAAGtttccctcctgaccatcatgtgctacgaccgctacgtgtccatctgcaaacccctgcactacgggaccctcctgggcagcagagcttgtgcccacatggcagcagctgcctgggccagtgcctttctcaatgctctgctgcacacgGCCAATACAtttcccctgcccctgtgccacggcaatgccctgggccagttcttctgtgaaatcccacagatcctcaagctctcctgctcacactccCAGCTCAGGGAACTTGGATTTCTTGCTGTTGGTTCCTGTTTAGCATTTGGttcttttgtgttcattgttttctcctatgtgcagatctttaggactgtgctgaggatcccctctgagcagggatggcacaaagccttttccacctgcctccctcacctggccatggtctccctgttcctcagcactgcagcctttgcctacctgaagcccccctccatctcctccccatccctggatctggcagtgtcagttctgtactcggtggtgcctccagccctgaacccccttatctacagcctgaggaaccaggaggtCAGGAATAGCCTGAAGAAAATGATATCAATTGGTTTTCAGAAGCAATAA